The stretch of DNA AGACATTGAGAATCCAGTCCAAATATCATCAGCAATGAACTGTCAAATCCAACAGAGACTTTTAAAAGACTGTCATTCAACTCTATAGCGGATCTTTCAGCGGCACCTAGAATGATTGCAGACATCGCAGAGAAAGTATCTCTTCTTGTATCAGGTGGAATAGTTCCTTCGAGATATTCTCCACCTCTTGTAATCAGAGATGCACTGATAACACCATCAATACTTGCAATATCATCTATGCTCATCAACTGAGTTGATTTCATCATGTAGTATCTTGTTAATTAGCCTACTCCATTGTATAAATACCATTACTGTTGGATGCTCAACTCTAGCCAGTTGATTTATTGCTCCAATTATGATTTTGTCAGACAATTTGGTTTACTTAATCAAGAGCAATCTTCTACTTGTTCCAGTGGAAATGAAGGGGTCTTTGATAAATTGTCCGACAATATGCGGACAGCTCAATTTTGTTGTATAAATCTATTCAATGTGATAATACTGTATAGATGATAAAATTTCTCTTAAATTTTTTGAATATTGTGATACATCCAGTATCTTAATTAAAATATCTTCATTTATTAATTGTATCATATTTTTAGTTTTTTAAATATTCTTTTATAAATTAAATTCGGCAGACGATTTAGCAACATTTATATGCACGTTATCACCATTACGCCCTGAGGGATGCACAATGCCAAATTCGTTAGTGAAAAATGCTTTAGGCAGCGATTATATGAAAACTATCTCAGAAGCTGACAATCCAATGAGTGCATTGGATTTTGAAAATATGTCAGATGATGATAGAGCGATTCATGAGATGATTAAACAACTCGAGGTCTGCATTAAGATCATTGGATGCGGCGGAGGCGGTTGTAATACAATTAATCGTTGCGTAGATGCTGGAATAGATGGAGCTCAATTATGCGCCATTAACACTGATGCAAAGCATCTTCTCACAGTCCGAGCACCTAAAAAGATTCTTATCGGCAGGAATGTAACTCGTGGTATGGGAGCCGGAGCTCTGCCAGAAAATGGTGAAGCAGCTGCAAGAGAAAACGATGGTGACATACGTAATTTCCTGACTGGTGCTCAGATTGCATTTGTAACTGCAGGTATGGGCGGCGGAACAGGAACAGGTTCTGCACATTATGTGGCAACAATTGCTAAAGAACAGCTTCGTGCTCTTACAATCGGTGTAGTTA from Candidatus Methanomassiliicoccus intestinalis Issoire-Mx1 encodes:
- a CDS encoding roadblock/LC7 domain-containing protein, translated to MSIDDIASIDGVISASLITRGGEYLEGTIPPDTRRDTFSAMSAIILGAAERSAIELNDSLLKVSVGFDSSLLMIFGLDSQCLMAVIGTPEADIDKIIETTRVWKGNSIKH